Proteins from one Candidatus Desulfovibrio trichonymphae genomic window:
- a CDS encoding ferredoxin: protein MGYSVTVDTDKCVGCGECVDVCPVAVYEIKDGKSEPANSEECLGCESCIEVCEASAIVVEEN, encoded by the coding sequence ATGGGTTATTCTGTGACGGTTGATACTGACAAATGTGTTGGCTGTGGTGAATGTGTGGATGTCTGCCCCGTAGCAGTCTATGAGATCAAAGACGGTAAATCTGAACCAGCCAACAGTGAGGAATGCCTTGGCTGTGAATCCTGTATAGAAGTGTGTGAAGCAAGCGCCATTGTTGTGGAAGAAAATTAG
- the cobT gene encoding nicotinate-nucleotide--dimethylbenzimidazole phosphoribosyltransferase has protein sequence MERILSSLHIKPLQERHLAQAQTRLDSLTKPRGSLGRLEELAKRLFAMREGQMPLIVNPAIMLTVAADHGVAAQNVSPVPQAVTRQMTHNFLNGGAAVNALCHAVGMDLRVIDAGCAGGPFEPHPMLLDKRLGNGTTDISLGPAMPREICLKGLASGVSTAADCVRQGYACLGVGEMGIANSTAAAALYCALLTLDPDAAVGPGAGADAAMVRHKVGVVRQALSANAEILRSGDPVNALAALGGFEIVLLCGLMLGAAAQRLPVLVDGFICGAAYAAALKICPEAASCAVLAHTSAEPGHAKALAKLTGDAKPLLDLGMRLGEGTGAAAAYPLLRCAAAAFNDMATFNAAGVTVD, from the coding sequence ATGGAGCGTATTCTCTCTTCTCTGCATATCAAGCCGCTTCAGGAACGGCATCTGGCGCAGGCGCAAACGCGTCTCGACAGTCTCACAAAGCCGCGCGGCAGTCTGGGACGACTCGAAGAACTGGCGAAGCGCCTGTTTGCCATGCGTGAGGGACAGATGCCGCTTATCGTGAACCCGGCCATCATGCTCACTGTGGCCGCAGATCACGGCGTTGCCGCGCAAAATGTTTCACCCGTGCCGCAAGCGGTGACGCGCCAGATGACGCACAATTTTTTAAACGGCGGCGCTGCGGTGAACGCGCTGTGCCACGCTGTTGGCATGGATCTGCGCGTGATTGACGCGGGCTGCGCCGGCGGCCCTTTTGAACCTCACCCTATGCTGCTTGACAAACGCCTCGGCAACGGCACGACGGACATAAGCCTCGGCCCGGCCATGCCCCGCGAAATCTGCCTTAAGGGCCTCGCCTCAGGCGTCAGCACTGCTGCAGACTGCGTCCGTCAGGGCTACGCCTGCCTTGGCGTCGGCGAGATGGGCATTGCCAACTCCACAGCCGCGGCCGCGCTGTACTGCGCCCTGCTGACCCTTGACCCGGATGCGGCCGTCGGCCCCGGCGCGGGAGCGGACGCGGCCATGGTGCGGCACAAGGTCGGCGTTGTCCGTCAGGCGCTCTCGGCCAACGCCGAGATCTTGCGTTCAGGCGATCCAGTGAACGCGCTGGCCGCTCTCGGCGGCTTTGAAATTGTGCTGCTCTGCGGCCTCATGCTGGGAGCGGCCGCACAGCGCCTGCCCGTGCTGGTAGATGGTTTTATCTGCGGCGCGGCATATGCGGCAGCGCTGAAAATCTGCCCGGAAGCAGCGAGCTGTGCCGTTTTGGCCCACACCTCGGCGGAACCGGGGCACGCAAAAGCTCTCGCGAAACTGACAGGCGACGCGAAACCGCTGCTGGATCTCGGCATGCGCCTTGGCGAGGGAACAGGTGCAGCGGCGGCCTATCCCCTGCTGCGTTGCGCCGCGGCTGCTTTCAATGACATGGCGACATTCAACGCCGCGGGCGTGACGGTGGACTGA
- a CDS encoding YbaB/EbfC family nucleoid-associated protein: protein MRNMNDILRQAQVIQQKLAKLQQEAAERVYEASSGGGIVSVAVSGKQELTRLTIDPKALEGGDVEMMQDLILAAVNEAGRIARETLEREMNALSGGIKLPGMF, encoded by the coding sequence ATGCGCAATATGAACGATATCCTGCGTCAGGCGCAGGTAATTCAGCAAAAGCTTGCCAAATTGCAGCAGGAAGCGGCGGAACGCGTTTACGAAGCCTCCAGCGGCGGCGGCATTGTCAGCGTCGCTGTTTCCGGAAAACAGGAATTGACGCGACTGACCATCGACCCCAAAGCCTTGGAAGGCGGCGATGTGGAGATGATGCAGGATTTGATTCTCGCGGCGGTCAATGAAGCGGGTCGTATTGCCCGCGAGACGCTGGAACGTGAAATGAACGCTCTTTCAGGGGGCATCAAGTTGCCCGGCATGTTCTGA
- a CDS encoding trypsin-like peptidase domain-containing protein, which yields MLILRLYAALSVCFFLYAVCPACAAPAETSPRFTPVVRAVQAVAPAVVNITSTHVIEGYRSSPLERFFGPDFSGVFPGDPSRSQKRVSLGSGVIVDGTKGLVLTNAHVIAGGGQVVVRLLDGREFPAAVRGADTDFDIAVLEIMGARNLPTARMGDSSDILPGETVIAIGNPFGFTHTVTTGVVSALGRTIRNESGLFTDLVQTDAAINPGNSGGPLLNIEGSLVGINTAVDARAEGIGFAIPVNKARRVMGDLLGLGRVVPLWLGLMVQDIDSRTAMALGLKEVSGVLVNTVFEGTPAARAGIVPGDIVESVNAAPMHDRRDYINVLRNQTDGEDLRLQLRRVGRSFTVAVRPTPFEDDTARALMEQRWGFVAHAGGGGLAVASVRSGGPANFLRKGDVIAAVGATRVNSMKDLLNAFRRERLASQVLLQVLRGGRAYYTRLVL from the coding sequence ATGCTGATACTTCGTTTGTACGCCGCCTTGTCTGTCTGTTTTTTCCTGTACGCCGTCTGTCCGGCGTGCGCCGCGCCGGCTGAAACAAGCCCCAGGTTCACGCCTGTTGTGCGCGCAGTGCAGGCGGTTGCGCCTGCCGTGGTGAACATCACGAGCACGCATGTTATTGAAGGGTACAGGAGTTCTCCACTGGAGCGTTTTTTCGGGCCGGATTTTTCGGGCGTTTTTCCTGGGGATCCGTCACGGAGTCAGAAACGCGTGAGCCTTGGCTCCGGTGTTATTGTGGACGGCACCAAGGGCCTTGTGCTGACAAATGCGCACGTTATTGCCGGCGGCGGTCAGGTTGTGGTGCGCCTTTTGGACGGGCGGGAATTTCCGGCGGCGGTCAGGGGCGCCGACACGGATTTTGATATCGCGGTGCTAGAAATTATGGGTGCGCGCAACCTGCCCACGGCGCGCATGGGGGATTCTTCAGACATTCTGCCCGGCGAAACCGTTATCGCCATCGGCAATCCCTTCGGTTTCACCCATACGGTGACAACGGGCGTCGTGTCCGCTCTGGGGCGCACCATACGCAATGAGAGCGGCCTGTTTACAGACTTGGTACAGACAGACGCGGCCATCAATCCCGGCAACAGCGGCGGCCCCCTACTCAACATCGAGGGCAGCCTTGTCGGCATCAACACGGCTGTGGACGCGCGCGCCGAAGGCATCGGCTTTGCCATACCCGTCAACAAAGCCCGCCGCGTCATGGGCGATCTCTTGGGGCTCGGCAGGGTTGTGCCGCTCTGGCTCGGCCTCATGGTGCAGGACATAGACAGCCGCACGGCCATGGCGCTGGGCCTCAAGGAAGTCTCGGGCGTGCTTGTCAATACAGTTTTTGAGGGCACGCCGGCGGCGCGGGCTGGCATTGTTCCGGGCGACATTGTGGAAAGCGTCAATGCCGCGCCGATGCATGACCGGCGTGATTACATCAACGTGTTGCGCAATCAGACAGACGGCGAAGATTTGCGCCTGCAACTGCGTCGTGTCGGACGCTCTTTCACCGTTGCAGTGCGGCCAACGCCCTTTGAGGATGACACGGCCAGAGCGCTCATGGAGCAGCGATGGGGTTTTGTCGCGCATGCAGGCGGGGGCGGGTTGGCCGTCGCTTCCGTGCGTTCCGGCGGCCCGGCGAATTTTTTGCGCAAGGGCGATGTGATTGCCGCCGTGGGCGCTACGCGCGTAAACAGCATGAAGGATCTGCTGAACGCCTTTCGCCGGGAGCGTCTCGCAAGCCAAGTGTTGTTGCAGGTGCTGCGCGGCGGGCGGGCATATTACACGCGCCTTGTGCTGTAA
- a CDS encoding DUF2156 domain-containing protein: MSQDNFTPVSLDRREQYYAVWQRTPRRSLDYTLANLWGWQQYYGLEWRFDGNLCWLRQTLPLPVCWAPVGDWNAVDWQALSAKDTKNGDHVFVRVPEELAQLWKGALPGRVEVTEDRGQWEYLYKQEELALLPGNRFHKKRNHYNRYIKAYGEPNCHDMDDAMIEDVLAVQDDWCKWHECCDSPSLRAENEAINRVLMHWNLFQGLVGVSLYVHGKMVAFSVGEQLDEQTLGVHYEKGLNGFHGVYQTMNCLFVRREGAGRAYVNRAQDMDEKGLRQAKMTYLPADFLRKYKVRLRSV; this comes from the coding sequence ATGTCGCAGGACAACTTCACCCCCGTCAGTCTGGACAGACGCGAACAATATTATGCCGTCTGGCAGCGCACGCCCCGCCGCTCGCTTGACTATACCTTGGCAAACCTCTGGGGCTGGCAGCAGTATTACGGCCTTGAATGGCGTTTTGACGGCAATTTGTGCTGGCTGCGCCAGACGTTGCCCCTGCCTGTCTGCTGGGCTCCGGTGGGAGACTGGAACGCGGTGGACTGGCAGGCGTTGTCGGCGAAGGACACCAAAAACGGCGACCATGTTTTTGTGCGTGTTCCGGAAGAGCTGGCGCAATTGTGGAAGGGCGCGCTTCCCGGCCGTGTGGAGGTGACGGAAGATCGCGGTCAGTGGGAATACCTGTACAAACAGGAGGAACTGGCGCTGTTGCCTGGCAATCGTTTTCACAAAAAACGCAACCATTACAACCGGTATATAAAGGCATACGGCGAGCCTAACTGTCACGACATGGACGACGCCATGATTGAAGACGTGCTGGCTGTACAGGATGACTGGTGCAAGTGGCATGAATGTTGTGATTCCCCCTCACTCAGGGCGGAAAATGAAGCCATCAACCGTGTGCTGATGCACTGGAATTTGTTTCAGGGGCTTGTCGGCGTTTCTTTATATGTGCACGGTAAAATGGTGGCGTTCAGCGTGGGCGAGCAGTTGGACGAGCAAACGCTCGGCGTGCATTATGAAAAGGGTTTGAACGGCTTTCACGGCGTGTATCAGACCATGAACTGTCTTTTTGTCCGGCGCGAGGGCGCGGGGCGCGCGTATGTCAACCGCGCGCAGGACATGGATGAAAAGGGATTGCGTCAGGCAAAGATGACATATCTGCCGGCGGATTTTCTGCGCAAATACAAGGTGCGCCTGCGCAGCGTCTAA
- the recR gene encoding recombination mediator RecR: MHKRAPEPLKVLVEQLARLPGLGPKSALRAAMALLKWPESETQRFGLSIHNLRDNLHLCSRCGGLCSVDPCVICADAVRVRDILCLVAEWDSMLTLDEGGFYRGQYMILGGLLEPLEHRGSEHLEIDRLVRRLAEGEVAELVLALGATLEAENTVSFLRRLIGGRFPHVRVSRLAQGIPLGAEVKYMDRETLRQSLQYRQEL; this comes from the coding sequence ATGCACAAAAGAGCTCCGGAACCGCTTAAAGTCCTGGTGGAGCAGCTTGCCCGTTTGCCTGGGCTGGGGCCGAAATCTGCCCTGCGCGCCGCAATGGCGCTGCTGAAGTGGCCCGAGTCCGAGACGCAGCGCTTTGGGTTAAGCATACATAATCTGCGCGACAATCTGCATTTGTGTTCGCGTTGCGGCGGACTTTGTTCCGTTGATCCCTGCGTCATCTGCGCTGATGCGGTGCGCGTGCGCGATATACTGTGCCTTGTCGCGGAATGGGACAGCATGCTGACGCTGGATGAGGGGGGCTTTTATCGTGGCCAGTACATGATCCTTGGCGGTCTTCTTGAGCCGTTGGAGCATAGGGGGTCCGAGCATCTGGAGATTGATAGGCTTGTCCGGCGGCTTGCCGAAGGCGAGGTTGCGGAGCTTGTGCTTGCGCTCGGTGCCACGCTGGAGGCGGAAAACACGGTCTCCTTCCTCCGGCGGCTCATTGGCGGGCGCTTCCCTCATGTGCGCGTTTCCCGCCTCGCGCAGGGAATTCCCCTTGGGGCGGAAGTTAAATATATGGACAGGGAGACCCTGCGTCAGTCGTTGCAGTATCGACAGGAGCTGTAA
- a CDS encoding transposase, which translates to MSAHKNHDVRKHITNRKAELLYLPAYNPDLNPMEKMWSKIKQLPRGNESTNI; encoded by the coding sequence CTGTCTGCCCATAAAAACCATGATGTCCGCAAGCACATAACCAATAGAAAAGCCGAACTTCTCTATCTGCCTGCGTATAACCCGGATCTGAACCCCATGGAAAAGATGTGGAGCAAGATAAAACAGCTGCCGCGTGGTAATGAAAGCACGAACATATGA
- the dnaX gene encoding DNA polymerase III subunit gamma/tau: MRHTSLAARYRPQTFADVAGQDMVKAVLSRAAAEGRPAAAYLLSGTRGVGKTTIARIFAKALNCEHAPVSEPCNECPQCRRITQGAYVDVAEIDGASNNSVDDARALRENITYAPMEGSYKIFIIDEAHMLSRHAFNALLKTLEEPPPRVVFVFATTEAHRFPLTIVSRCQHFVFRHLTEEELCTHLSAVLRNERIPFEESAARLIAKRAAGSVRDGMSLLDQALALGGASLTTAGTREVLGMAGQEIFAGLFDAMRRQDCTAVATISRQVLHAGLDIGFFVQELVGQLRGLFLACEGGAPAVHALQLSADEAAFLQAIASGFSAAHLHSAWQMALEARRGIVYHPEPAAALELLLLNLALLPRLLPVDRLASCLSADAGTTHDAPVNTAYNAQAAQSAAAALQETADSNPCPATEAASAQVASASDVASYMPRSTNFRPDWEAFCDFCVAEHKVGRPSPPPHLLVDVTADWQGEDLRLTIKSQILYRQMESQRAALLHALAAFGAQCVHLTLTAPPKPRGARELMEQFSRHPGLQPCFDVLGATLEHCTDQAQVGTTDLLS; the protein is encoded by the coding sequence ATGAGACACACATCGCTGGCCGCGCGCTACCGCCCGCAAACCTTTGCCGATGTGGCAGGGCAGGATATGGTCAAGGCTGTCCTCTCCCGCGCTGCAGCAGAGGGCAGGCCAGCGGCCGCCTATTTGCTGAGCGGCACACGCGGCGTGGGCAAAACTACCATTGCACGCATTTTCGCCAAGGCATTGAACTGTGAACACGCGCCGGTGTCGGAACCCTGTAATGAATGCCCTCAGTGCCGCCGGATTACGCAGGGAGCGTATGTGGATGTGGCAGAAATTGACGGCGCGTCCAACAATAGCGTGGACGACGCCCGTGCCCTGCGCGAAAATATAACGTATGCTCCCATGGAGGGCAGTTACAAGATTTTTATTATTGATGAAGCTCACATGTTGAGCCGTCACGCGTTTAACGCGCTTTTGAAAACTCTAGAAGAACCGCCGCCGCGTGTGGTTTTTGTGTTCGCCACTACGGAGGCTCATAGATTTCCGCTCACCATTGTCAGCCGCTGCCAGCATTTTGTCTTCCGCCATTTGACGGAAGAGGAGCTCTGCACACATCTGTCCGCTGTGCTGCGGAATGAGCGCATACCATTTGAGGAAAGCGCGGCGCGCCTTATTGCAAAACGTGCTGCCGGCAGTGTGCGTGACGGCATGTCGCTGCTGGATCAGGCGCTGGCTCTCGGCGGCGCGAGTCTGACAACAGCCGGAACGCGTGAGGTGTTGGGCATGGCCGGGCAGGAGATTTTTGCCGGTCTGTTTGACGCCATGCGGCGGCAGGACTGCACCGCCGTCGCGACAATCTCACGGCAGGTTCTGCATGCCGGCTTGGATATAGGTTTTTTTGTGCAAGAGCTCGTCGGGCAGTTGCGCGGTCTTTTTTTGGCGTGCGAGGGCGGCGCTCCTGCGGTGCATGCCCTGCAACTGTCCGCTGACGAAGCGGCTTTTTTGCAGGCGATTGCGTCTGGTTTTTCCGCAGCGCATCTGCACTCGGCCTGGCAGATGGCGCTGGAGGCAAGGCGCGGTATTGTCTATCACCCTGAACCAGCGGCTGCCCTGGAGCTGCTTTTGCTTAATCTGGCTCTGCTGCCGCGGCTTTTGCCGGTGGATCGTCTGGCGTCCTGCCTGTCGGCGGATGCCGGGACGACGCACGATGCGCCTGTCAACACGGCCTACAACGCGCAGGCTGCACAGTCTGCAGCAGCGGCTTTGCAGGAGACTGCCGATTCGAATCCGTGCCCAGCAACAGAAGCCGCTTCCGCGCAAGTCGCATCCGCTTCGGACGTTGCGTCATACATGCCTCGTTCGACGAATTTTCGGCCGGACTGGGAGGCTTTTTGCGATTTTTGCGTTGCAGAACACAAAGTTGGGCGTCCATCGCCTCCACCGCACCTGCTTGTGGATGTGACGGCGGACTGGCAGGGGGAAGATCTGCGTCTGACGATCAAAAGTCAAATCCTGTACCGGCAGATGGAGTCGCAGCGCGCGGCGCTGCTGCACGCGCTTGCGGCCTTCGGCGCGCAGTGCGTGCACCTCACGCTGACAGCGCCGCCAAAGCCGCGTGGCGCGCGTGAGCTTATGGAACAATTCAGTCGGCATCCTGGGCTTCAGCCCTGTTTCGATGTGCTTGGGGCTACGCTGGAACATTGTACTGACCAGGCGCAAGTTGGCACCACGGATCTTCTTAGTTGA
- a CDS encoding DUF362 domain-containing protein, translated as MSSIVYYADIHTRSREDSKIAKVARLCDAVGLKKIIKKNELTAIKVHFGEYGNDTHVNPLFVRQVVDKVIEAGGKPFLTDSTTLYSGSRRNAVDHLQTAYRHGFAPSVVNAPVIIADGLYGENDVPVRINGKRLKEVYIAREIRRAPAMVVISHFKGHQMAGFGGAVKNLAMGGASPRGKRAQHATNVQVDVNICIGCGKCVGVCPQKALAMRDGKSVVELSRCIGCFECITVCPVKAVDMDWGTELAPFMERMAEYAYGTVKGRKKRICYINFVLNVTPDCDCAAWSDVHLVPDLGILASRDPVALDNACFDLVKAAPSLDPAKEKEKDFDKFTARWPKTHGEIQLVHGEAIGLGNRQYTLQKI; from the coding sequence ATGTCATCCATTGTTTATTATGCGGATATTCACACACGTTCGCGCGAAGACAGTAAAATTGCAAAGGTGGCCCGTCTGTGCGACGCTGTGGGATTGAAAAAGATTATTAAAAAGAATGAATTGACAGCCATTAAGGTTCACTTCGGTGAATACGGCAACGACACGCATGTAAATCCCTTATTTGTGCGTCAGGTTGTGGACAAAGTCATTGAAGCCGGCGGCAAGCCCTTTCTGACGGACAGCACAACCCTGTATTCCGGTTCCCGCCGCAATGCCGTGGACCATCTGCAAACAGCCTACCGCCATGGTTTTGCCCCGTCTGTGGTGAACGCCCCTGTCATTATTGCCGACGGCCTCTATGGCGAGAACGATGTGCCCGTGCGCATCAACGGCAAGCGTTTAAAAGAAGTCTATATTGCTAGGGAAATTCGCCGCGCACCGGCCATGGTGGTGATTTCCCACTTCAAGGGGCATCAGATGGCCGGTTTTGGCGGTGCCGTAAAAAATCTGGCTATGGGCGGCGCCTCGCCGCGCGGCAAGCGGGCACAGCACGCCACCAATGTACAGGTGGATGTAAATATCTGTATCGGCTGCGGCAAGTGCGTCGGCGTTTGCCCGCAAAAGGCCCTTGCCATGCGCGATGGCAAGAGCGTGGTTGAGCTCAGCCGCTGTATAGGCTGTTTTGAGTGCATTACGGTGTGTCCCGTCAAGGCTGTGGATATGGACTGGGGCACAGAGCTCGCACCCTTTATGGAGCGTATGGCCGAATATGCCTACGGTACTGTCAAAGGCCGTAAAAAGCGCATCTGTTATATCAATTTTGTTCTGAACGTCACGCCGGACTGTGACTGTGCGGCCTGGAGCGATGTCCACCTTGTTCCGGATCTGGGCATTCTGGCTTCCCGAGACCCGGTTGCGCTGGACAATGCCTGTTTTGATCTTGTCAAAGCCGCTCCGAGCCTTGATCCCGCGAAGGAAAAGGAAAAGGATTTTGACAAATTCACGGCACGCTGGCCCAAAACCCACGGAGAAATTCAACTTGTCCACGGTGAGGCAATCGGCCTCGGCAACCGGCAGTACACTCTGCAAAAGATATAA
- the tyrS gene encoding tyrosine--tRNA ligase codes for MTDIDEQMALIKRGAAELIGEAELRKKLERGAPLRVKVGFDPTAPDLHLGHTVIMHKMRHFQEMGHTVIFLIGDFTGRIGDPSGRSETRPPLTVADVLANAATYKAQVFKILDSEKTLVEFNSRWLGAMDAEDFIRLASSYTVARMMERDDFEKRFREQRPISIHEFLYPLCQAYDSVALEADMELGGTDQKFNLLMGRNLHAHYGRESQCVLTMPLLKGTDGVRKMSKSYDNYIGIDEPPAEVFGKVMAISDELMWRYYELLSVKSLEEIAVLKADVLENRRHPKLAKENLAHEITCRYHGQGAADEARRGFNAVFACGAVPEVLPVLVCENEDEATPPAFLAAAGLVKSRGAARRLVREGALSVNGKRWNDEASPLPPGEHVIRLGKKRFLRLVVRPRLSA; via the coding sequence ATGACGGACATTGATGAGCAGATGGCCCTTATCAAACGCGGTGCAGCCGAGCTGATAGGCGAGGCGGAGCTGCGCAAAAAGCTTGAGCGCGGCGCGCCGCTGCGCGTCAAGGTCGGCTTTGATCCCACCGCGCCGGATCTGCACCTCGGGCATACGGTAATCATGCACAAGATGCGCCATTTTCAGGAAATGGGGCACACGGTCATTTTTTTGATAGGCGATTTTACCGGCCGCATCGGTGACCCCTCGGGCCGTTCAGAAACACGTCCTCCGCTGACCGTAGCGGATGTGCTCGCCAATGCCGCCACTTACAAGGCGCAGGTTTTCAAAATTCTTGATTCGGAGAAAACTTTGGTTGAGTTCAACTCCCGCTGGCTCGGCGCAATGGACGCTGAGGATTTTATCCGGCTTGCATCCTCATATACTGTAGCCCGCATGATGGAGCGCGATGATTTTGAAAAGCGTTTTCGCGAACAGCGCCCCATTTCCATCCACGAATTTCTCTACCCGCTCTGCCAGGCTTATGATTCCGTCGCGCTTGAAGCTGATATGGAACTCGGCGGCACGGATCAAAAATTCAACTTGCTTATGGGCCGCAATCTTCATGCCCATTACGGCCGGGAGAGCCAGTGTGTACTGACTATGCCCTTGCTGAAAGGCACGGACGGCGTGCGCAAGATGTCTAAATCCTACGATAATTACATCGGTATTGATGAGCCGCCCGCAGAAGTGTTCGGCAAGGTCATGGCCATTTCCGACGAGCTTATGTGGCGCTATTATGAACTGCTTTCCGTAAAAAGTCTTGAGGAAATCGCCGTCCTGAAAGCCGACGTGCTGGAAAACCGCCGGCACCCCAAGCTTGCCAAGGAAAATTTGGCCCATGAGATAACCTGCCGCTACCACGGGCAGGGAGCTGCGGACGAAGCCAGACGGGGCTTCAATGCGGTTTTTGCGTGCGGTGCCGTGCCGGAGGTTCTGCCTGTGCTGGTTTGCGAAAACGAAGATGAAGCGACTCCGCCTGCCTTTCTGGCGGCAGCGGGCCTTGTGAAAAGCCGCGGCGCGGCGCGGCGTCTTGTTCGAGAAGGCGCGCTCTCTGTCAACGGGAAGCGCTGGAATGACGAGGCCAGCCCTCTGCCCCCAGGGGAGCATGTTATCAGACTCGGCAAAAAACGTTTTCTGCGTCTTGTCGTGCGCCCGCGCCTGTCAGCTTAA
- a CDS encoding C40 family peptidase, which translates to MQRLSNNDAPVSAQKAVRAAYSQMGKKYRPGGASPQKGFDCSGLIWWAYKQVGMNIPRLTVDQAKTGSAVSSSTALPGDIVVFRTGRNPQGLHTGLYAGGDTFIHSPRSGERVRMESITVPYWRDKLLAVRRVVR; encoded by the coding sequence GTGCAACGCTTGAGCAATAATGACGCGCCGGTTTCCGCGCAAAAAGCGGTGCGTGCCGCTTATAGTCAGATGGGCAAAAAATACAGGCCCGGCGGCGCATCGCCGCAAAAGGGATTTGACTGTTCTGGACTTATCTGGTGGGCTTACAAACAAGTAGGCATGAATATTCCGAGATTGACAGTTGATCAGGCAAAAACCGGCTCAGCCGTGTCCAGCTCCACAGCGCTGCCGGGTGATATTGTTGTTTTTCGCACCGGGCGCAACCCACAAGGCCTGCACACTGGGCTTTACGCAGGCGGCGACACCTTTATCCACAGTCCTCGCTCAGGAGAACGTGTGCGCATGGAAAGCATAACCGTTCCTTATTGGCGCGACAAGCTTCTGGCTGTACGCCGAGTTGTCCGTTAG
- a CDS encoding ABC transporter ATP-binding protein — translation MITETQKTPLLAFNHVAHSFAVRRGLFGARSILTAVDDVSFELREGESLGLVGESGCGKSTLGRLACGLTIPSSGQVLFEGRPLPKAGANTWTAGRIQMIFQDPSSSLNPRLRVRTSVGEPLEAQNMPGAERQQKVEDMLNAVGLNGLGGRYPHEFSGGQRQRIAVARALVTHPDVIVCDEPVSCLDASVQAQTLNLLREAQERFHPAYLFISHDMAVVGFMCERILVMYLGQIVEEAARETLFGKPAHPYTRALFAAVPDGQKPGRLPPLLAGEPPSPLAPPTGCRFHPRCPNARELCRTKMPGWKNSASNQRVRCHFAD, via the coding sequence ATGATTACAGAAACACAAAAAACGCCGCTTCTTGCCTTCAACCATGTTGCCCACAGCTTTGCCGTGCGGCGTGGTCTGTTTGGCGCGCGCTCAATCCTCACCGCCGTTGACGACGTGAGCTTTGAACTGCGCGAAGGGGAAAGCCTCGGCCTTGTCGGAGAATCAGGCTGCGGCAAAAGCACGCTCGGTCGCCTTGCCTGCGGCCTCACCATTCCCTCGTCCGGACAAGTTTTGTTTGAGGGCAGGCCCTTGCCGAAAGCAGGTGCAAACACTTGGACCGCCGGCCGAATACAGATGATTTTTCAGGATCCTTCGTCTTCGCTCAATCCGCGTCTACGCGTCCGCACCTCTGTGGGGGAGCCGCTTGAAGCGCAAAACATGCCCGGCGCTGAACGGCAACAAAAAGTCGAAGACATGCTCAACGCTGTCGGGCTCAACGGGCTCGGCGGACGCTACCCGCACGAGTTCTCCGGCGGGCAACGCCAGCGTATTGCAGTGGCCAGAGCGCTTGTGACGCATCCTGACGTGATTGTCTGCGACGAACCTGTTTCCTGTCTGGACGCCTCGGTACAGGCGCAGACGCTGAACCTGCTGCGCGAAGCGCAGGAACGCTTCCACCCTGCCTATCTTTTTATTTCACACGACATGGCGGTTGTGGGCTTTATGTGCGAACGCATACTGGTCATGTATCTTGGGCAGATTGTGGAAGAAGCTGCGCGAGAGACGCTTTTCGGCAAGCCCGCGCATCCGTATACGCGGGCGCTGTTCGCCGCTGTACCCGACGGACAAAAACCCGGCCGATTGCCCCCGCTTTTGGCTGGCGAACCACCTAGCCCGCTTGCCCCGCCGACGGGCTGCCGCTTTCACCCGCGTTGCCCAAACGCGCGGGAACTGTGCCGCACAAAAATGCCGGGATGGAAAAACTCCGCGTCTAATCAGCGCGTGCGCTGTCACTTCGCTGATTAG